From a single Calothrix sp. NIES-2098 genomic region:
- a CDS encoding sialoglycoprotease, protein MATVLAIETSCDETAVAIVNNRQVCSSIIASQISIHQQYGGVVPEVASRQHLETINWAIAQAFEQSQMNWEQIDGIAATCAPGLVGALLVGLTAAKTLAMIQRKPFLGVHHLEGHIYATYLSEPSLDPPFLSLLVSGGHTSLIYVKDCGMYETLGETRDDAAGEAFDKIARLLKLGYPGGPVIDRLAQTGDPQAFALPEGKVSLPGGGYHRYDGSFSGLKTAVLRLVQQLEKNHTEIPIADVAASFQETVARSLTKRAIACALDYGLNTIAVGGGVAANSGLRKHLQAAAAEHNLRVLFPPLKFCTDNAAMIACAAADHLSRGHTSPLTLGVESRLSLAQVMKLYQSS, encoded by the coding sequence ATGGCAACCGTTTTAGCAATCGAAACTAGCTGTGATGAGACTGCTGTGGCAATTGTTAACAATCGTCAAGTTTGTAGCAGTATCATAGCTTCGCAAATCTCGATCCATCAGCAGTATGGTGGGGTAGTACCAGAAGTAGCATCCCGTCAACACTTAGAAACAATCAATTGGGCGATCGCCCAAGCCTTTGAGCAAAGCCAAATGAATTGGGAGCAAATTGACGGCATTGCAGCAACTTGTGCCCCTGGATTGGTAGGAGCGCTGTTGGTAGGGTTAACTGCTGCCAAAACCTTAGCAATGATTCAAAGAAAGCCATTTTTGGGAGTGCATCATCTCGAAGGGCACATTTATGCAACTTACTTGAGCGAGCCAAGTTTAGATCCCCCTTTTCTTAGCTTACTCGTTTCGGGCGGACATACAAGCTTGATTTACGTCAAAGATTGTGGTATGTACGAAACCTTAGGTGAAACCCGTGATGATGCGGCAGGAGAAGCTTTTGATAAAATAGCGCGACTGTTAAAGTTGGGTTATCCGGGCGGGCCAGTCATCGATCGCTTGGCACAAACAGGCGATCCTCAAGCCTTTGCTTTGCCAGAAGGGAAAGTCTCTTTACCAGGTGGAGGATATCATCGCTATGACGGCAGTTTTAGCGGCTTAAAGACAGCCGTACTGCGGTTAGTACAACAGCTAGAAAAAAATCACACTGAAATTCCCATAGCAGATGTAGCAGCTAGCTTTCAAGAAACAGTAGCGCGATCCCTGACAAAAAGAGCGATCGCCTGTGCCCTTGATTATGGCCTCAATACAATTGCTGTGGGTGGAGGTGTCGCAGCTAACAGTGGACTCAGAAAGCACTTACAAGCAGCAGCCGCCGAACATAACTTACGTGTCCTCTTTCCCCCTCTAAAATTTTGTACCGATAATGCCGCCATGATTGCCTGTGCCGCAGCCGATCATCTTTCGCGAGGGCACACATCTCCTTTAACCCTAGGCGTCGAATCTAGGTTATCGCTTGCTCAGGTAATGAAGTTGTATCAATCGAGTTAA
- a CDS encoding photosystem I reaction centre subunit IX/PsaJ, translating into MADKGDSSSYLIKFISTAPVAATLWLTITAGILIEFNRFFPDLLFHPLP; encoded by the coding sequence ATGGCAGATAAAGGCGACTCATCATCCTATTTGATTAAGTTTATTTCCACTGCACCTGTAGCAGCCACCCTCTGGTTGACAATCACAGCAGGGATTTTGATTGAATTTAACCGCTTTTTCCCTGACCTACTTTTCCACCCACTGCCATAA
- a CDS encoding alpha/beta hydrolase fold protein — protein sequence MATIEILGVPHAYELTAPTSCPHTLVFIHGWLNSRGYWQPVISRLSEDLQCLSYDLRGFGESQSQPDTELSQAEVSVTHARNFNSGVDSPFDSTYTPSAYAQDLAVLLQQLHVTSVWLIGHSLGGTIALWAAAQMPDLVQGVICINAGGGIYLKEAFEQFRSAGQRFLQVRPRWLSQIPLIDLLFTRNSVARPLERYWARQRVIDFVVADPEAALGTLLDSTTEEEINRLPQLVSQLKQPVYFLTGSHDKVMEPKYVRHLASFHRLFQYSGDNVIEIPDCGHLAMLEQPDAVASHIRSIVNIEEESIINSQ from the coding sequence ATGGCAACCATAGAAATCTTGGGCGTTCCCCACGCATACGAGCTAACTGCTCCCACATCTTGCCCCCATACTTTAGTTTTTATTCACGGTTGGCTAAATAGCCGTGGTTACTGGCAGCCTGTAATTTCCCGACTGTCAGAAGATTTACAATGCCTTTCTTATGATTTACGAGGTTTTGGTGAGTCCCAGTCCCAGCCAGATACTGAGTTGAGTCAGGCAGAAGTTTCTGTCACTCATGCTCGCAATTTCAATAGTGGAGTTGACTCACCTTTCGATTCTACGTATACCCCATCTGCCTATGCTCAGGATTTAGCAGTCCTTCTGCAACAGCTGCATGTTACCAGTGTTTGGTTGATTGGTCATTCTCTAGGTGGCACGATCGCTCTTTGGGCAGCAGCCCAAATGCCCGATCTCGTTCAAGGAGTGATTTGTATTAATGCTGGTGGTGGCATCTATCTCAAAGAAGCCTTTGAGCAGTTCCGTTCGGCGGGTCAGCGATTTTTACAAGTCCGCCCTCGCTGGTTATCACAAATACCTTTAATTGATTTACTCTTTACCAGAAATAGTGTGGCACGTCCCTTGGAACGTTATTGGGCGCGTCAACGAGTGATCGATTTTGTCGTGGCCGATCCAGAAGCGGCTTTGGGAACTCTCTTAGACTCTACAACTGAAGAAGAAATCAACCGCTTACCTCAACTAGTATCGCAACTGAAACAGCCAGTTTATTTTTTAACAGGTAGCCACGATAAGGTGATGGAACCCAAGTATGTGCGCCACTTAGCCAGCTTTCATCGACTTTTTCAATACTCTGGCGACAATGTCATTGAAATTCCTGATTGTGGACACTTAGCAATGTTAGAGCAGCCGGATGCAGTTGCTAGCCATATCCGGTCAATAGTTAATATTGAAGAAGAGTCAATAATCAATAGTCAATAG
- a CDS encoding transglutaminase domain-containing protein, translated as MFNLSRINQFWRLPVGHDYWRQNKQGPPLMEVEDSISLRVLVLALVMTGIVATDIAAETQFSLWAIPASVMGAIWSNRSRRNPNITVKFCIAIGMLVALGAFFGRLLGELNDTRLSLAELLIQLQILHSFDMPRRKDLGYSIVIGLILLGVAATLSQTLAFAPVLLLFLAIALPTLVLDYRSRLGLEKLNLKKQKVKEKKWSSLLPFYFLLFALILGLGLGIFAVLPRFPGYQLRTFPVSSNIAVKNNFTGRSIINPGYVRQGNGKNQGRGGNGDGQAKDGKPGNLDNNFYYGFNSQINQNLRGAMKPKVVMRVRSQAEGFWRVLGFDRYTGKGWEVSRNDDVLTLKRSPWSSQIFLASPAISGKTQQVVQTYTVVADLPNLIPALTYPKEIYFPTSVIAVDRENGLRSPVELSEGLTYTVISEVPYRDRTVLGQASTKYPKPIQKHYLQIPPEIEQKVRQRTEEILANYNRERVGKSTKTLDSPYEKALYLAQYLKQNYSIPENPFDLPYLGEKEDLVEAFLFKYKGGYPDHFSTVLTVMLRSIGIPARLVAGFSPGEFNPFTGMYVVRNTDAYAMTEVYIPKYGWFAFDPIPNHPLIPPSIEDVQTFSVLRQFWQWVAGWIPSPIRGWLDYVFSIIFSWLTRASAWFFALFSQGWLGVLTGLILTTTTAFFCWLGWEQWREWLNRRWLKKLSPMESLYQQMLQWADQKGLGKHPAQTPLEYAKVAYQHHSTANAQVIDEICQAYVGWRYGGHTPNLQQLRQRWQELKTTTAAQNSKFKFRFGRF; from the coding sequence ATGTTTAACTTATCCAGGATTAATCAGTTTTGGCGTCTACCTGTAGGACATGACTACTGGCGGCAAAACAAGCAGGGGCCGCCTTTAATGGAAGTGGAAGATTCAATTTCCTTACGGGTGCTAGTGCTAGCGTTGGTAATGACAGGAATTGTGGCGACCGATATTGCTGCTGAGACTCAATTTAGTCTCTGGGCTATTCCGGCAAGTGTGATGGGTGCAATTTGGAGTAACCGCAGTCGCCGCAATCCTAATATTACAGTCAAGTTTTGCATCGCCATAGGAATGTTAGTAGCACTAGGTGCTTTCTTTGGGCGGTTGTTAGGGGAATTAAATGATACCCGACTGAGTTTGGCAGAGTTATTGATTCAACTTCAAATACTCCACAGCTTTGATATGCCCCGCCGTAAGGACTTGGGCTATTCAATTGTCATTGGGTTAATCTTACTAGGTGTGGCGGCAACGCTGAGTCAAACATTAGCATTTGCGCCTGTGCTGCTGTTATTTCTAGCGATCGCTTTGCCAACTCTAGTCCTAGATTATCGCTCAAGACTCGGCTTAGAGAAGTTAAACTTGAAAAAGCAAAAGGTAAAAGAGAAAAAATGGTCTTCTCTTTTACCTTTTTATTTTTTACTGTTCGCGTTAATTCTCGGATTGGGACTGGGGATTTTTGCCGTTTTACCAAGGTTCCCTGGTTATCAATTACGTACTTTTCCTGTCAGTTCTAACATTGCAGTCAAAAATAATTTTACGGGACGGAGCATCATCAATCCTGGTTATGTCCGCCAAGGTAATGGCAAAAATCAAGGTCGTGGTGGCAACGGCGATGGTCAAGCTAAAGATGGCAAACCAGGAAATCTAGATAATAATTTTTATTACGGTTTTAATAGCCAAATTAACCAAAACCTACGGGGAGCAATGAAACCCAAGGTGGTGATGCGAGTGCGATCGCAAGCCGAGGGTTTTTGGCGAGTCCTAGGATTCGATCGCTATACAGGTAAGGGATGGGAAGTATCTCGCAATGATGATGTTCTGACTTTAAAGCGATCGCCTTGGTCATCCCAAATTTTCCTCGCCTCACCTGCGATTAGCGGCAAAACCCAGCAGGTAGTACAAACTTACACTGTAGTGGCAGATTTACCAAATCTGATTCCAGCACTGACTTATCCCAAGGAAATTTACTTTCCCACATCAGTAATCGCTGTCGATCGGGAAAATGGCTTGCGATCGCCTGTGGAATTATCAGAAGGTCTCACCTATACAGTAATTTCTGAAGTCCCATACCGCGATCGCACTGTATTAGGACAAGCTTCTACTAAATATCCCAAGCCGATTCAGAAACATTATCTGCAAATTCCGCCAGAGATTGAACAAAAGGTTAGGCAACGCACCGAAGAAATTCTCGCCAACTACAATCGCGAACGGGTAGGAAAATCAACTAAAACACTCGATTCACCCTACGAAAAGGCCTTGTACCTAGCCCAATACCTGAAGCAAAACTACTCTATTCCCGAAAATCCTTTTGATTTGCCTTATTTAGGTGAAAAAGAAGACTTAGTAGAAGCTTTCTTATTTAAGTACAAAGGCGGCTATCCAGATCATTTCTCTACAGTACTGACAGTGATGCTGCGTTCCATCGGTATTCCAGCACGGTTAGTAGCAGGATTCAGTCCGGGAGAGTTTAATCCCTTCACAGGTATGTATGTTGTGCGTAACACCGACGCCTACGCCATGACGGAAGTTTACATTCCTAAATATGGCTGGTTTGCCTTCGACCCAATTCCCAATCATCCTCTCATACCCCCATCAATAGAAGATGTTCAGACTTTTAGCGTTCTGCGCCAATTTTGGCAATGGGTAGCAGGATGGATACCTTCTCCAATCCGGGGTTGGCTTGATTATGTGTTTAGCATCATATTTAGCTGGCTGACTAGAGCGAGCGCTTGGTTTTTTGCGTTATTTTCACAAGGTTGGCTAGGTGTATTGACTGGCTTAATCTTGACCACTACAACAGCTTTCTTCTGTTGGTTAGGTTGGGAACAATGGCGCGAGTGGCTGAACCGTCGATGGTTGAAAAAATTGTCGCCAATGGAAAGCCTTTATCAACAAATGCTGCAATGGGCAGACCAAAAAGGCTTAGGCAAGCATCCAGCACAAACACCTCTAGAGTATGCCAAAGTTGCATACCAGCATCATTCAACAGCAAATGCTCAAGTGATAGATGAAATTTGTCAAGCCTATGTGGGCTGGCGTTATGGTGGTCACACTCCTAACTTGCAGCAACTGAGACAACGATGGCAAGAATTGAAAACGACAACTGCGGCGCAAAATTCAAAATTCAAATTTCGTTTTGGAAGGTTCTGA
- the psaL gene encoding photosystem I subunit XI → MAQAVDASKNLPSDPRNREVVFPAKRDPQIGNLETPINSSPLVKWFINNLPAYRPGLTPFRRGLEIGMAHGYWLFGPFAKLGPLRDTANANLAGLLGAIGLVVLLTAALSLYAHSNPPKALSSVTANPPDAFTTNEGWNNFASAFLIGGIGGAVVAYFLTINLAIIQGLVG, encoded by the coding sequence ATGGCGCAAGCAGTAGATGCATCCAAAAATCTTCCCAGCGATCCTAGAAATCGTGAGGTTGTTTTTCCCGCCAAGCGCGATCCTCAGATAGGCAACCTAGAAACACCAATTAATTCTTCTCCCTTGGTGAAGTGGTTCATTAATAATTTGCCCGCTTATCGTCCCGGTCTAACTCCTTTTAGACGTGGGCTAGAAATTGGTATGGCTCATGGTTACTGGCTATTTGGCCCATTTGCTAAATTAGGCCCCCTGCGCGATACAGCTAATGCTAACTTGGCTGGATTACTAGGAGCTATCGGCTTGGTTGTACTTCTTACCGCTGCTCTATCCTTGTATGCTCACAGCAATCCTCCTAAAGCACTAAGCAGCGTGACTGCAAATCCTCCCGATGCTTTTACTACCAATGAAGGCTGGAACAACTTTGCCAGTGCTTTCTTAATTGGTGGTATTGGTGGCGCAGTAGTTGCTTACTTTTTAACTATCAATTTGGCAATCATTCAAGGCTTAGTTGGTTAA
- a CDS encoding guanylate kinase, protein MMQVLPIQSGATTTECPPSGRLIVLTGPSGVGKGTLLRALLQRHPELYYSVSMTTRSPRPGEINGKNYYFVSRSKFEQLVAQGEFLEWAEFAGNYYGTPRETVLNQVGSGKLVVLEIELEGARQIRTSFPSAHSIFILPPSFDELEKRIRGRAQDAEEAIARRLLCAQEEVKAADEFDVQIVNDDFETALKALEADLFG, encoded by the coding sequence ATGATGCAAGTTCTACCCATCCAGAGTGGTGCTACTACTACAGAATGCCCGCCTTCCGGTCGGCTAATTGTTTTAACGGGTCCCAGTGGGGTTGGCAAAGGCACTTTATTGCGTGCATTGTTACAACGTCATCCGGAACTGTATTACTCCGTGTCTATGACCACACGTTCTCCTCGCCCAGGAGAAATTAACGGCAAAAATTATTACTTTGTAAGCCGTAGCAAGTTTGAACAATTGGTTGCTCAAGGCGAATTTTTAGAGTGGGCAGAATTTGCTGGTAATTATTACGGCACACCGCGTGAAACTGTGCTGAACCAAGTTGGGTCTGGAAAATTGGTTGTACTAGAAATTGAGTTGGAGGGGGCAAGACAAATTCGCACTTCTTTCCCTAGTGCGCATAGCATTTTTATCTTGCCACCTTCCTTCGATGAATTAGAAAAACGCATACGCGGTCGCGCACAGGATGCTGAAGAAGCGATCGCCCGTCGTCTGCTCTGCGCCCAAGAAGAGGTGAAAGCAGCAGATGAATTTGACGTTCAAATCGTTAATGACGATTTTGAAACCGCTTTAAAAGCTCTAGAAGCAGATTTATTTGGGTAA
- a CDS encoding photosystem I reaction center protein PsaF subunit III has translation MRRLFALILAICLWFNFAPPAKALGANLAPCADTPAFQELAKNARNTTADPQSGKKRFERYSQALCGPEGYPHLIVDGRLDRAGDFLIPSILFLYITGWIGWVGRSYLQAIKKGSDAEQKEIQIDLGLALPIMATGFAWPAAAIQELLSGQLTAKDTEIPISPR, from the coding sequence ATGCGACGATTGTTTGCTTTGATTTTAGCGATTTGTCTTTGGTTCAATTTTGCCCCACCCGCAAAAGCGCTGGGGGCTAATCTTGCACCATGCGCAGACACTCCCGCTTTTCAAGAGCTAGCAAAAAATGCCCGTAATACCACTGCCGATCCCCAATCTGGGAAAAAGCGGTTTGAGCGTTATTCTCAAGCGCTTTGCGGCCCTGAAGGCTATCCCCATTTAATTGTTGATGGTCGCCTAGATCGTGCAGGTGACTTCTTAATTCCCAGCATTCTTTTCCTTTACATTACTGGTTGGATTGGTTGGGTAGGTCGTTCCTATCTACAAGCCATCAAAAAGGGATCTGACGCCGAACAAAAGGAAATCCAAATCGATCTCGGTTTGGCATTACCAATTATGGCCACAGGCTTTGCTTGGCCTGCTGCTGCTATCCAAGAATTACTTTCAGGTCAATTAACGGCTAAGGATACAGAAATTCCCATTTCCCCACGCTAA